A single Vicugna pacos chromosome 15, VicPac4, whole genome shotgun sequence DNA region contains:
- the LOC102540217 gene encoding olfactory receptor 2T6-like, with protein sequence MDEDNKTFFSDFTLTELFTNNKASGFLFSIICAIFFMAMIANGVMIFLIHMDPHLHTPMYFLLSHLSLIDMMYISTIVPKMLVDYLRDKRTISFIACTAQYFLYMGLVGAEFFLLGLMAYDRYVAICNPLRYSALMSPRICWIILASSSFGGTLDSFLLTPITMSLLFCASHKINHFFCEAPTMLRLACGDKAAYEMVMYLCCVVMLLIPFSVVLTSYTRVLTTVHQMKSAEGKKKAFATCSSHMMVVMLFCGATLYTYMLPQSYHTPIKDKVFSAFYTILTPLLNPLIYSLRNRDVTGAFRRVLARCQGPCGGTVGEF encoded by the coding sequence ATGGATGAAGATAATAAGACATTTTTCAGTGACTTCACCCTCACAGAGCTCTTCACTAACAATAAAGCCTCTGGTTTCCTTTTCAGCATCATTTGTGCCATCTTCTTCATGGCCATGATAGCTAATGGGGTCATGATCTTCCTGATCCACATGGACCCtcacctccacacccccatgtacttcctGCTCAGCCACCTCTCTCTCATTGACATGATGTACATCTCCACCATTGTTCCCAAGATGCTGGTCGATTATCTCAGGGACAAGAGGACCATTTCCTTCATTGCCTGTACAGCCCAGTACTTCCTCTATATGGGCCTTGTAGGGGCTGAATTTTTCCTGCTGGGACTCATGGCCTATGACCGATACGTGGCCATCTGCAATCCCCTCCGCTATTCTGCTCTCATGAGCCCTCGGATCTGTTGGATAATCTTGGCCAGCTCTTCGTTTGGTGGTACTTTGGACAGCTTCCTCCTCACACCTATCACCATGAGTCTCCTGTTCTGTGCTTCACACAAGATCAATCACTTCTTCTGTGAGGCACCCACCATGCTGAGGCTGGCTTGCGGTGACAAAGCTGCCTATGAAATGGTGATGTACCTTTGCTGTGTCGTGATGCTGCTTATCCCCTTCTCTGTGGTGCTCACGTCCTATACCAGGGTTCTCACCACAGTGCACCagatgaagtcagcagaaggGAAGAAGAAGGCCTTTGCCACCTGCTCCTCACACATGATGGTGGTGATGTTGTTCTGTGGGGCCACCCTGTACACATACATGCTTCCCCAATCATACCACACCCCAATCAAAGACAaagtcttctctgccttctacactATCCTCACTCCCTTGCTAAACCCTCTCATCTATAGCCTGAGAAACAGAGATGTGACTGGGGCCTTTAGGAGGGTTTTGGCAAGATGTCAAGGGCCCTGCGGTGGGACAGTAGGAGAATTCTGA